Genomic segment of Rickettsiella endosymbiont of Xylota segnis:
ATCGAGGTATATTGATGTTGATAGGCTTCAAGGAAATGATTTTCACCTTCATCCCTGCCAATAATGAGCTTAAAATCGGGATTGGGTCGAATGTGCCGACCTACTTTCAGCAAGATGATATCATCAAATTCATAGTCTTTTTTTCCTCGATGCGTCCACAGATCTCTTAGTTTTTTTGTGTAATGACCGTTAGTTAAAAAACAACAGCCTCCAGCAGGCTGTGCATATTCTTGAAAATCAAATTTTCTTGCTAAATCGAATTGAGGGTTACGACTACGACCAGAAAATCCCTGAAGTTTCTCACGATCTACCCACCCCTCACGTTCTACCAAAGTGGGTGCTAATAGTTTGGCACAAAGTGGGCGTAATAGAATGCCGTCTGCTTTAGATTCATGCGCGACTATAGGCATATTTCTTTTAAGTTGCGATTTCGGACGCTGACCAATGACCTCTCCAGTAATAATAAAATCAAAGTGATTTTCCTCCATCCATTGCTTGGCCCTATTCACCATAAAAATTTTACAATCGAGACAAGGATTGAGATGAGCGCCATAGCCATGTTTAGGGTTCAAGACTATCTGTTTATAGTCTTGAATAATATCAATAATATGTAATTTAATTCCTAATTGTTCAGCAGCCCATAACGCGTTGTTGCGTTTAGGTTTGCTAGGTTGTAAATTACGAATAGCTCCTGTATGTCCCTCAATGCAAAATCCAGTATAAAAATTAATACCTTCAACATAAATCCCTTGTTCTTGGATAACACGGACGGCAAGCATAGAATCCAAGCCGCCAGAAATAAGAGCAACTGCTTTTTTCATAATCGAACCATTCAGAAATTAAATACAAAATGTACTTGTTGATTTAGTAAGCTATCACGACATCTGCTCAAATCCTTACTAAAAGAATGTTCTACATTTGATGAGGGTATAGAAGGTCCTCGGATGGGACCGAATCCAGCGGGCATCGTACTGGAAGGGGTCCTGGCTTTCCCAGGAATAATTTTAAAAGTAAATGGTTCTGACGAAATTAACCACCTATCAGAGCTTGGACTTGAATGGCAAGCTAACAAAAATAAAGAAAAAAAAAGTAATAAAAATTTACTTTTATGCATAATAAAAAAATAAATTTTTAGAATGTTAATCCATGTTCAAGATCATCAATAAGGTCTTGGGCAGCTTCTATTCCTACTGATAAGCGCAGTAGACTATCAGTAATGCCAAGACGCTCACGAGTTTCTATAGGTAAAGCAGCATGCGTCATAATGGCAGGATGATCAACAAGACTCTCTACACAACCTAGGCTTTCTGCCAATTTAAATAAACGACAACGTTCAACAAAATGACGTGTTTCTTCTAAATTTCCTTGCAACACAAAGCTTACAATCCCTCCGAAGCGGTTATGCATTTGTTTTTTAGCTAATTCATGTTGAGGATGACTCGCTAAGCCAGGATAAAAAACTTTTTCAACCATATTGTGTTGCTCCAAAAACTGAGCAATTTTTAATGCGTTTTCACAATGTCTTTGCATACGTAACGCTAAAGTGTGCAAGCCTCGCAAGGCAAGGAAACTGTCAAAAGGACCTTGTATGGCCCCCATGGCATTTTGTAAATAAGTTATTTTCTCAATTAATTCAGCATTCTCACCGACGACTACAATACCTCCGACCATATCGGAATGTCCATTCAAATATTTTGTGGCAGAATGGACAACAAGATCACAGCCCAATGTTATGGGTTGCTGGGCCCAAGGAGTTGCAAACGTATTATCAAGTACAGTAATTAATTTATGTTGGCGAGCAATTTTTACTACTTGTTGTATATCAACTAATTTTAATAAAGGATTAGTCGGGGATTCCATCCATAATAATTTAGTTTCAGGTTTTATTTGCTTAATTAAATTATTTAAATCAGTCATGTCCACATATGAAAAATTTAAATCTGATGATCGTTGCTTAATTTGATTAAATAAACGTACGGTGCCACCATATAAGTCATCCATACCTATGATATGATCGCCGGGATTTAATAGCTCAAGTAGCGTATTAATAGCCGCCATTCCAGAAGCAAAAGCAAATCCTGCCTGACCATTTTCTAAATCGGCAATACAACGTTCGTAAGCAAACCGAGTAGGATTGTGAGTTCTGGAATACTCAAAGCCTTGATGTACCCCTGGGCTTTTTTGAACGTAAGTTGATGTTGCATAAATGGGTGTTATTAAAGCACCAGTACTTGGATCAGGTATTTGTCCAGAATGTATGCAGCGAGTGGCAAATTCTAATTTTTTTTCACTATTTTTCATAAAGATGAATTATAAAATTCGGCTATGGTTTTAATTAAACGCAGGCAAATTTCATCCGCTTCAGCTTCTTGTAAAATTAAAGCAGGTAGAAGACGAATCGTATTATTAGAAACGACATTAAAAAGTAAATGATGTTTTAATCCAATTCTAGGGATGTTACGACATTCAACATCAAGCTCAATACCTAGCATAAGCCCTTGTCCTTTTATAGTGACGACATGTGGATGGTTATCAAAACTATTTTGTAATTTTGAAAGCAAATAAGCTCCAATTTTTTTTACATGCGCAGAGAATCTTTCTTTTTCTAAGGTATTTATAACTGTAATTGCAACGGCACAAGCTAATGCGCTACCAGCAAACGTAGAACCATGTTTTCCAATGGGAAAAATATTATTTGCTTTTCCACGAGAACAATAAGCTCCAATAGGAAAGCCATTGCCTAAGGTTTTTGCAATAGTAACTATATCAGGTAAAATATTATAAGTTTGGTAGGCAAACCAAGGCCCGGTACGGCAAAGGCCGGTTTGTATCTCATCGAGTATCATCAACCAATCGTGTTGGTCACAGTAATCTCGAATAGCTTTTAAAAAATTGGACGTGGCTATTTTAATTCCACCATCTCCTTGAATAGGTTCTAACATAATTGCGACTATATTTTTTTTATGTTTTTTTATAGCATTTTCTAATGCAACAACATCATTAAATGGGATATGGATAAAACGTTCTAATAAAGGTTCAAAACCAATTTGTAAACGCTCGCTGCCAGAAAGGCTTAAAGTTGCCATGGTTCTGCCATGAAAAGCATTTTTCATGGCAATAATGATGGGCTGATCGATCCCTTTTTTGCGGGCATAAAGTCGCGTCATTTTGATAGCCGCTTCGTTTGATTCTGCGCCTGAATTAGAAAAAAAAACTTGATCCATTCCAGATAGTCGCGCCAGTTCTGACGCTAATATTTCCTGTTCCGGAATATGATAAGTATTTGATGTGTGAATTAATTTTGCAGCTTGCTTGCAAATTGTCTCAGTGATTGCAGGATGAGCATGTCCTAAACCGCAAACTGCAATACCTGCTAAAGCATCTAAATATTTTTCACCTTGAGTATCTGTCAGCCACACTCCTGAGCCTTTTTCAAAGGCGACAGGAAGTCGATTTGGATAAATAGGCATCAAGGCAGATGTCATAGTTTTTTTCTCAGTTAACTTGTTATTTTTCGAAATTTTCAGCAACAAAACCCCAATTCACTACTTCCCAAAATTTTTCAAGATATTTTGGGCGTGCATTGCGGTAGTCAATATAGTAAGCATGCTCCCAGACATCACAAGTAAAAAGACAAGATTTGCTATCCTGGATAGGAGTTTGTGCATTACTCGTTGTTTTTATCGTCACCCCCTGCGCATCTTTTACCAGCCAAGCCCATCCAGAGCCGAATTGTCCAATGGCGGCCTTAACAAAATTTTCTTTGAATTTATCGACAGAACCAAAGGTTTTATTTATTGCATCTTCTAGAGGCCCTTTCAACTTGTTTTTTGGTGCTTCGGGTGTCATACAATGCCAATAAAAGGTATGATTCCATACTTGAGCAGCGTTATTAAAAATAGGGCCTGGAGGGGCTTTTTTGATAATTTCTTCCAGAGATAAAGTTTCGAACTCTGTACCAGGAATTAATTCATTCAGTTTGTCGACATAAGCTTTATGGTGTTTGCCATAATGATATTCTAAGGTTTCTTTTGAAATAACGGGTTCCAGAGCATCTAAGGCATAGGGTAATGGGGGTAACTCATGTTTCATGGGGGTATCCTATTTTTATCGATTTGCTAAAATTGCTAGTACCAGTTTAAAATCCAGATAATGATAAGGCAAGCATTTAAATATGGCTAATTGTATTTTCGTTAAATAGTTTTACCTAGAAAATCTGAGCGTAGTTTTAGATTAAAATTACCAAAATATATTATAAATGAGGAAAATAAATGTCTATTACTGAAGTGAATACCTTAGAAACAATTAAGCAACAAATTGCGAAATACCCGTTGATTCTCTATATGAAAGGAACTCCCGAAAATCCTTGTTGCGGTTTTTCGGCACGAGTAGTACAAATTCTAAAAATCTGCAGTGTAAAATTTGCACATGTTGATGTACTTGAAAATAGTAATATCCGTCGCGAATTACCACAATATTCTAACTGGCCAACTTTTCCACAGCTTTTTTACCAAGGAGAGTTAATGGGTGGATGCGATATAGTTGAACAGCTTTATAAAACTGGCGACCTACAAAAAAAATTATCAGAAACTTGATTTAAATTGATTTAGCATCTATTTTCCTTTAATTGGTAAGTTTTCTTTATAGTTAAGGTAGTAAGGCGTATTTTATAATGAAACCATTGACATAGGTCATGGTGTTAGGTATAAAATGCAATAGCTATCTGGTCTTTAAGAAAAGCTATTTTCAGCACTAATAACAAAGTCTTGTACCTTCCAAATCGCTGAAAACTTAAAAAAACAAAAAACAAATGTTTGTAAAACGGTTCTGGTAAACCGCTAAGCAAGTCTCCGTTTAGAGTTTGCGAAACTGTAAATTTTAAATTTACAGCGGTGCCAAGACCAGGGTTGTTTAATTTTCGCCGATATCGCTTTTATAAAGCAGGAATGGAAATTAAACAGCCTTGGTAGGAAATAACAAGGGATAAGTATAAATAAATTGTTTTTGAATTATTTTTATGAACGTAGCATATTCCAACTTTTATCGGTGTGTTGCGGGCATGAAATTAAAGAAGTAATAGATTTTTGTAAAACTAATTTTTTGTTTGAATCGACAAACTAGTTTGTCGATAATAGAAAGCAAAAAATTTAGCTTTAAATAAGTCTAATGTTGAGTTAACAACCTATTAAGGAGATGGATGAGTATGAAACTCAAAGCGATTGTTGCTTCACTTGTAACACTTGGGCTTAGCGGTCCTGTATTAGCGATGCAGCCGTATATGATGGATACATCCTATCAAATGGATGTAATGCGTTATCAAGTCAATAAACTTGATTCGATCCTTGACCGAAATCAACCTGGCGGATTTGATCAACCTTGTGGTTGGACTTGCCGCATCAATGTCAGTGGTTGGATCAATGCCGATGCTTATTTAGCGAATAAGCCACCGGTTTTTTGGGAACCTAACCCAGCATTTAACCCAACCATTCCGATAGATCCAACTTCGATACCACCTAACGTATTAACTCTTCCAACATCCGGTCGAGCCAGTGATCTATTGCTAAATAATGCGAATTTATTCGTAGATGCTCGAGTGAATAACTGGGTGACGGCGAATATGTCGGTGGTCTATAGTTCTTTATCAGGTCTACCAGGTTCAACGGGGCCTTACAATATTGCTAACTCACTTTTTGTGTATCATCCGTTGAATCGAACCTCAATAGATACCGCGTATGCGACTATTGGTAATTTCCAAGCTTCACCTATTTATTTTAGAGTGGGTAAAGAATACATCCCATTTGGTGCCTATGACCCTTATGGATTTGTAACACAAGAAAACCCAACACAATTATTCACTGAGATTACTTCAACTGCTGCGCAATTAGGATTTATTGCACCAGGTGGTTTCTATGGTTCCTTATACACCTTTGCGGGTAATCCTAAGATCTCAGACGGTGGTTCTACACGTCGTATTCAAAACGGTGGTGTGGATTTAGGCTGGGGTTGGAGAATGTTTAATAGTAAGTGGAATTTAAATGCAGGTTATATTGCGAATATAGCGGATTCAAATTTCTTATCTTCCTATTATCTAAATCAGATTGTTGAGGGAACAACGGTTCCAGGTTTACCGAATGAAAAGGTACCGGCTTGGAACGTGAACGCAGATGTGACCTTCGGACCTTTTGATGCAAACGGTCACTATATTGCGACCACTCGTAGTTTAGCAAATCCAATCTTTTTAAGCGGTAATTCTTCACCAGGATTTCCCGTGTTAACGAATCCGCCCGCGCAGTTAGGTAAGCCTAACGTCTGGGGTTTAGAAGCAGGATTGACATTCCCCGTGATGGCGCATCAATCACGAGTAGCGATTGGTTATCAAAAAACTACACACTTAGCAACTTTCTTGCCACAGCGTCGTATCTATGCGGACTATATGGTTAATTTAGCCAAATGGTTTGATGTGGGTATAGCGATATTTCAAGACAGAGACTACAATATTGGCGAAGGGGCTATTATTAACAACACTAATGATGGTAATGCACCACCTATTGGAACTATCATACATCAAGGTGCAACCGGTAATAAATCTACAGTTGGCCAATTACGTGCCAGCATTAAATTTGCTTAAATTGTATAACAAACTTAAGTAACATTAAGCCCGCATTAGCGGGCTTTTTTTATGGGACACCATACAAATAAATTTATCTTATTGAGATAGTTATAAAGTACTGCTAAGATAAACACGATTTGAGCTTATTTTATCTATAATAATTTTTCATAGATAGAAAAACAAATCTAAGAAAATCTTGTAGCAGTTTAAAAGATTATTCTTCTTAGGTTTGTCAAGAAAAAGCGATAGATGGAGTTAATTAATTATACAAGGAGATGGTTTAGGATGAAACTCAAAGCGATTGTTGCTTCACTTGTAACACTTGGGCTTAGCGGTCCTGTATTGGCGATGCAGCCGTATATGATGGATACATCCTATCAAATGGATGTAATGCGTTATCAAGTCAATAAACTTGATTCGATCCTTGACCGAAATCAACCTGGCGGATTTGATCAACCTTGTGGTTGGACTTGCCGCATCAATGTCAGTGGTTGGATCAATGCCGATGCTTATTTAGCGAATAAGCCACCGGTTTTTTGGGAACCTAACCCAGCATTTAACCCAACCATTCCGATAGATCCAACTTCGATACCACCTAACGTATTAACTCTTCCAACATCCGGTCGAGCCAGTGATCTATTGCTAAATAATGCGAATTTATTCGTAGATGCTCGAGTGAATAACTGGGTGACGGCGAATATGTCGGTGGTCTATAGTTCTTTATCAGGTCTACCAGGTTCAACGGGGCCTTACAATATTGCTAACTCACTTTTTGTGTATCATCCGTTGAATCGAACCTCAATAGATACCGCGTATGCGACTATTGGTAATTTCCAAGCTTCACCTATTTATTTTAGAGTGGGTAAAGAATACATCCCATTTGGTGCCTATGACCCTTATGGATTTGTAACACAAGAAAACCCAACACAATTATTCACTGAGATTACTTCAACTGCTGCGCAATTAGGATTTATTGCACCAGGTGGTTTCTATGGTTCCTTATACACCTTTGCGGGTAATCCTAAGATCTCAGACGGTGGTTCGACACGTCGTATCCAAAATGGTGGTGCAGATTTAGGCTGGGGATTTAGATGGCTTAATAGTAAATTCAATGTAAACGCTGGCTATATTGCGAATATAGCGGATTCAAACTTCTTATCCTCCTATTATCTTAATCAGATTGTTGAAGGTACAACGGTTCCCGGTTTACCAAATGAAAAAGTGCCTGCATGGAACTTCAATGCCGATGTAAGCTTCGGACCTTTTGACGCGAATGGACATTATATTCAAACAACACGTAGTTTAGCGAACCCTATCTTTTTAAGTGGTAACTCAGCACCAGGAATGGCAGTGTTATTAAATCCACCCGCACAGTTAGGTAAACCTACCGTGTGGGGCTTAGAAGCCGGATTGACGTTCCCAGTGATGGCGCACCAATCACGCGTGGCAATTGGTTATCAAAAAACTACACACTTAGCAACTTTCTTGCCACAGCGTCGTATCTATGCGGACTATATGGTTAATTTAGCCAAATGGTTTGATGTGGGTATAGCCGTCTTCCAAGACAGAGATTACAACGTTGGTGAAGGGGCTATTACGAGTACGGTTGCACCTGATCAAGTACAACCGATTGGAACCATAGTACATCAAGGTGCAACTGGTAATAAATCAACGGTTGGTCAATTACGCGCCAGCATTAAATTCGCTTAAACGATTTGCAGTTTAAATCAAATAGCATTAAGCCCGCATTAGCGGGCTTTTTTGTTGGTGGATAAACAAAATTTTGCTAATAATTTATCTATGGTGACTATTTAGTTTGTTTTTTTCTTTGAAAAAATTCATTAAAATCATCTGCAACTTTACAGTTATAGTATCTTTGTTACAACCGGTTATTTTATGGTTTAGTAGCTAAAATTCTCCTGAGGCTAATTTATGTTTGAATTATTTTTTTCTCCGGAAGCTTGGATTAGTTTACTTACTTTAACAGCTTTAGAGATTATTTTGGGTATTGATAATCTGGTTTTCATTTCTATCGTAACAAATAGGCTTGCGCAATCTCAGCAACGTTCAGCTCGTCAATTTGGTTTATTACTCGCCTGTATAACACGCTTACTTTTATTGGCAACGCTTGCTTGGATGACTAAGTTTACGCAGCCGCTTTTTACTCTGGTAGGGCATGTTTTCTCAGGAAGGGACTTAGTTCTTATCCTAGGAGGATTATTTTTACTTGCAAAAGGGACCAGTGAACTTCATTTTAATGTAACTACTCCGACAAAAAACAAAAGCAGTCTACATCGGTATTCGCGATTTTCGATGGTTATCATTCAAATTATGTTTTTAGATATTATTTTTTCATTGGATAGTGTGATCACCGCAGTAGGAATGGCCCAAGAATTTATAATTATGGCCTTAGCTATTATTATCGCAATTGCATTAATGATATGGGCAAGTGGCCCACTAAGTCATTTTATTAATATCTACCCGAATCTAAAGATTCTCGGTTTAAGTTTTTTATTATTAATAGGATTAGTACTAGTAGCTGATGGATTTGGGATGCATGTACCTAGAGCTTATCTGTATTTTGCTATTGCTTTCTCTGTATTTGTAGAATGGTTAAATATTCTGGCTAACCGGTGGCGACAGAAGAAAAATTCGAATTAGGGGGTTATTTCTTAAAACTTCTAACTGACATTAAAAGGGATGGAACCCTTAAATAGGCCTGACCCTAGGTAAATTAGGCTTGCATTCATCACTTTTTTTTGATACATAGGGAACTTAATACTTATTTTAATAATAAGGTGTTCCTCATGCTAAGTAACAAATATAAATTAACGACGCTTATGGCAGGTGTGTGTTGGTTAAGTTTACAAGGAAATGTTGCATTAGCTAATGAAACCAACCAGACAAGTAATGACAATGAAATTAGAAGATTGTCGCAACGGACTCAAGCCCTAGAATCCGAGCTACAGCGCGTGCAAAATCAAGTGGCCACCTTGCGTAGACAATCAAACCAGACAGCAGTTTCCAATACTACTGAAACAGCTGCACATCAAAGTTTGGTTACTTCTTTGCATCCTTTTTTTATTATAGGTACTCCAGTTATTAGTTCGCCTTATATAGGGATCAACTCAGAATATAATGCTTCCGATTTAGTCGTTAATCAGCCTTATGTGAATGAGGATTTGTATCTACTACAACAAAGAAAACAAATTTTTAACTATTTACAACAAAGTGGACATCAACTTTCAGATACTCCTGTTATCAATTTAAGCGGAAAAATAGAATCGCAAATTTATCATACCAATCATTTTGGTAATTTTCAAAATAACTCGGCCACAGATATTGATTTGACTGGCATCGAATTAGATACTGAGATTTTAGTCAATCAATGGGTAACAGGACTTATTGCGTTCGTTTATGATAATACCCCTCCAACAGATATGTCGCCTAGACGAATTGATAATTCTCGTGTTCTTTTAGAACGAGGATTTTTAACAATAGGAAATTTAGCTAAGTTTCCTCTGTATGCAACTATGGGTCAGTTTTATGTGCCATTTGGTCAATATTCATCTTCGATGATTAGTGATCCATTTACTAAAACCTTAGGTAGAACTAAAGCTAGAGCTCTGGAGCTAGGTTTTTCAAAACAATTTAATGATGAAAATGATTTAAATTTATCGGCTTTTATTTTCAGAGGCCCAAGCCGAACTAGCCTAGATAATAATGGTCTACGAAATTATGGTGCCAATGCTGAATATATTTTCACTAAGCCAAAATGGAATATTGATATAGGAGGAAGTTATATTCGTAATATTGCAGATTCTTTAGGTATGCAACATAACGGTAACAATGGCCTTGGAAATTTTGAAGGATTTGCTACTAATAATAATACTGAGTTAATGAACCCTGTGTCAGGGTTGGATGCACGCGGAACTTTAAGCGTGGGTGCTTTTAGCTTAACTAGCGAGTATGTTACCGCTAGCCGCTCATTTGCACAGTCAGTATTATCCATTAATGGGCAAGGTGCTAAGCCAGCAGCTTTTCACACAGAAGCGGCTTATAAGTTTGATGTCTTAGAAAAACCAAGTGCAATTATTATTGGATATGATCAATCAAAGGATGCCTTAGGTTTACTTTTTCCTAAGAAGCGTTATATAGCCACTCTAAGTACATCTGTTTGGAAAGATACCATTGAAAGTTTAGAATTTCGTCACGATATTGACTATAGCGCAATGGATGTTGCCACTGGTCAATCCGGCTTTAATCCCATTAATGGAACAGGAAAAAGTGGTAATACAATTACTTTACAAATAGGTTTATATTTTTAAAAAACATACTCTGCGCACTTGATTTTTTGGCTATGTTGACGTTCAATTCACAATCCTCATGTATTTTGAATACATTCAGATGTTTTACTACGCAGTCCATTCTAAAAATCCAATTTGCTGTGAATAAAAATTAAAATGTTACAAAAAGGGGCATTACTTTTAATGCTCCTTTTTGTTATTCTAAACCAATGAACAAACGCATATTATTGGGTATTACAGGTAGTATTGCTGCTTATAAAACTCCGGAACTTATTAGAAAACTCAAAGAACAACATCATGATATCAGAGTTGTTTTAACTTCTTGTGGCAAAGCTTTTGTAACACCTTTGACACTGCAAACAGTTTCACAACACAAAATATATGAAGAACTTATAGATGTTGAAGCTGAAGCTGCAATGAGTCATATTGACCTTGCACGATGGCCCGATTGTATTTTGATAGCTCCTGCGACAGCACATGTGATTGCTAAATTAGCTCACGGTTTTGCTGATGATTTATTGAGTACATTATGTTTGGCGTCCAACACACGTTTAATTATCGTACCTGCGATGAATCAAACGATGTGGTTTAATCAAGCAACGCAAGATAATGTTAATACGCTTAAAGAAAGGGATTGTTTATTTATAGGGCCTGGAGAAGGGAGTCAAGCCTGTGGAGAGTTTGGTTTAGGGCGCATGCTGGAACCTTTAGAGATAGTGGACTCTTTATCAAAAGTATTTATCAAACCCTACTTATACAAGCAAAGAATTTTAATTACTGCAGGTCCGACTCAAGAATGTATCGATCCCGTGCGCTATTTATCAAATCGTAGTTCGGGTAAGATGGGATTTGCTTTAGCCCAGGCTGCCATAGAAGCGGGTGCTGAAGTTACACTCATTAGTGGACCAGTCGCTTTAACACCTCCAAGGAAATTGAAATTTATATCAGTGAAGACTGCCAACGAAATGCTATCGGCTGTGAAGCAGGAAATTAGTCAACAGACGGTTTTTATAAGTACTGCTGCTGTCGCAGATTATCAAGCTGTAAACCCAGCGTTACACAAAATTAAAAAATCGAATGCACCGTTAACTTTACAACTAAAACCTACCATTGACATTTTGAATACTGTCAGTCAAATGCACTTAGAAGCTAAACCTTTATTGGTTGGTTTTGCTGCAGAAACTGAATATACCTTAAAATTTGCTGAAGAGAAGCGTAGGAGTAAAAACATAGATTTAATGGTGGTTAATGATGTTAGTCAAGGGGATATTGGTTTTGATAGTGATAAAAATGAAGTAACTGTATTATCTTCTGATGTTCCTATCCACTTAGCGCGTGCACCTAAACAATTAATAGCCCAACAATTACTGCAAATAGTGGCGAATCGTATGCATAATACTGCAAAATGCTAACATTCTCATAATATTCTTTTATTTCTTTAATAGTTGCAAAATGCAAAGAAATACTTTTTTGATCCTACGATCATTTCCAAAAATACAACTATATAGGCGGATTGCTTGATAATTGAACATTAGCACTTTAAACTATGTCGTTGCTCCTATTCCTGGTGAAAGGAGACAGTAATTTTTTTTTCAAAAAGCAATGAGGACTTGATCATGCGACAGGTACCTAATGTTCAACGCTATTGTTATCTCTTTTTGGTGACTAGCGCATGAACGTTCTAGAATTTACTAAAAAAAAAATAACTAAAGAAAAAATCGTAATCTTAACTTGTTATGATTATAGTACCGCAAAAATCCTTAATGATTCTCCGTTAGATGCATTATTAATTGGTGATAGTCTTGCCATGACTATGCATGGGTTTAAAGATACCGTTATGGCTACAATGACTTTAATGGAACTTCATACTGCTGCGGTATGCCGAGGTGCTCCTTCTAAATTTCTCATTACCGATCTTCCTTTTTTAAGTTATCGCCGATCATTAAGTCGTAGTGTCATCGCTGTACGAAGGCTTGTGCAAGCAGGTGCACAAGCTGTTAAATTAGAAGGTGCAGCAGGAAATCTTTCCTTGATAAGGCATTTAGTCGAATCAGGTATTCCAGTTATGGGTCATTTAGGTTTAACTCCCCAATTCGTTCATAGTTTGGGTGGATATAAAGTTCAGGGAAAAACCCATACGCAGGCAGAGCGACTTAAAGAAGATGCCTTTGCTTTAGAGCAAGCGGGTTGTTTTGCCATAGTTCTTGAGTGTGTTCCAGCACAACTGGCAAAAGAAATAACAACTTCACTAAAAATTTCAACAATTGGTATAGGAGCTGGTGTTGATACTGACGGTCAGGTTTTAGTCTTGCAAGATTTATTAGGACTCAATCTGGATTTCAAACCAAAATTTGTTAACCACTTTCTTAATGGTAATCAGTTGATTCGAAAAGCAGTGGATCAATATAGTCATTCTGTTAAACACAAAGAATTTCCTGGTTATGAACATAGTTACTAATCTTGAAGATTGGCAAACCATAAGGAAAAAAAATAATAATAAAAATATAGGATTTGTTCATACCATGGGTCATTTGCATGCAGGACATTTAAGTCTTTGTGCCCGTTCTCAGGCTGAAAATGATTTGACTATAGTAGCTATTTTTGTAAATGCTAAGCAATTTAATCAAATAGAGGATTTTATACAATATCCACGTAGTTTAGATGAAGATATTGTTTTACTAAACAAGCAGAAAGTAGATTATTTGCTATTGTTAGATTCTGAAACTGTTTATGCTGATAATTATCAAATTCAAATTCACGATACCAGTGATCTTAGCAAAGAATTAGAAGCAAAGTTTCGTCCGGGACATTTTATTGGGATGTTAACAGTGGTGTTAAAATATTTGAATATTGTAAGACCGACCCATGCATATTATGGCGAAAAAGATTATCAACAATTATTACTCATCAAAAAAATGGTCCGAGCACTTTTTTTGGAAACAGAAATCGTTGGTTGTTCAATAATTCGTGCA
This window contains:
- the coaBC gene encoding bifunctional phosphopantothenoylcysteine decarboxylase/phosphopantothenate--cysteine ligase CoaBC — encoded protein: MNKRILLGITGSIAAYKTPELIRKLKEQHHDIRVVLTSCGKAFVTPLTLQTVSQHKIYEELIDVEAEAAMSHIDLARWPDCILIAPATAHVIAKLAHGFADDLLSTLCLASNTRLIIVPAMNQTMWFNQATQDNVNTLKERDCLFIGPGEGSQACGEFGLGRMLEPLEIVDSLSKVFIKPYLYKQRILITAGPTQECIDPVRYLSNRSSGKMGFALAQAAIEAGAEVTLISGPVALTPPRKLKFISVKTANEMLSAVKQEISQQTVFISTAAVADYQAVNPALHKIKKSNAPLTLQLKPTIDILNTVSQMHLEAKPLLVGFAAETEYTLKFAEEKRRSKNIDLMVVNDVSQGDIGFDSDKNEVTVLSSDVPIHLARAPKQLIAQQLLQIVANRMHNTAKC
- the panC gene encoding pantoate--beta-alanine ligase, whose translation is MNIVTNLEDWQTIRKKNNNKNIGFVHTMGHLHAGHLSLCARSQAENDLTIVAIFVNAKQFNQIEDFIQYPRSLDEDIVLLNKQKVDYLLLLDSETVYADNYQIQIHDTSDLSKELEAKFRPGHFIGMLTVVLKYLNIVRPTHAYYGEKDYQQLLLIKKMVRALFLETEIVGCSIIRATDGLALSSRNTRLSLEQRAKASHFPTILKLAPSSKAAEKQLKNRGFKVDYVADHWGRRLAAIYVGDIRLIDAFPIRSSHLNF
- the panB gene encoding 3-methyl-2-oxobutanoate hydroxymethyltransferase; translation: MNVLEFTKKKITKEKIVILTCYDYSTAKILNDSPLDALLIGDSLAMTMHGFKDTVMATMTLMELHTAAVCRGAPSKFLITDLPFLSYRRSLSRSVIAVRRLVQAGAQAVKLEGAAGNLSLIRHLVESGIPVMGHLGLTPQFVHSLGGYKVQGKTHTQAERLKEDAFALEQAGCFAIVLECVPAQLAKEITTSLKISTIGIGAGVDTDGQVLVLQDLLGLNLDFKPKFVNHFLNGNQLIRKAVDQYSHSVKHKEFPGYEHSY